In one Papio anubis isolate 15944 chromosome 11, Panubis1.0, whole genome shotgun sequence genomic region, the following are encoded:
- the PPRC1 gene encoding peroxisome proliferator-activated receptor gamma coactivator-related protein 1 isoform X5, with product MAARRGLRDGVAPPPSGGPGPDPGGGARGSGWGSRSQAPYGTLGAVSGGEQVLLHEEGGDSGFVSLSRLGPSLRDKDLEMEELMLQDETLLGTMQSYMDASLISLIEDFGSLGESRLSLEDQNEVSLLTALTEILDNADSENLSPFDSIPDSELLVSPREGSSLHKLLTLSRTPPERDLITPVDPLGPSTGSSRGSGVEMSLPDPPWDFSPPSFLETSSPKLPSWRPPRSRPRWGQSPPPQQRSDGEEEEEVASFSGQILAGELDNCVSSTPDFPMHLACPEEEDKATAAETAVPAAGDESISSLSELVRAMHPYCLPNLTQLASLEAELQEQPDDLTLPEGCVVLEIVGQAATAGDDLEIPVVVRQVSPGPQPVLLDDSLETSSALQLLMPTLESETEAAVPKITLCSEKKGLSLNSEEKLDSACLLKPREVMEPVVPKEPQNPPANAAPGSQRARKGRKKKSKEQPAACVEGYARRLRSSSRGQSAVGTEVTAQVDNLQKQPQEELPRESGPLQGKGKPRAWARAWAAALENSSPKNLERSAGQCSPAKEGPLDLYPKLTDTIQANPVPTHLSLVNSAQASPMPVDSVEADPTAVGSVLAGPVPVDPGLVDLSSTSSELVEPLPAGPVLINPVLADSAAVDPAVVPVSDNLPPVDAVPSGPAPVDLALVDPVPNDLTAVDPVLVKSRPTDPRRAAVSSALGGPAPQLLLESESLDPPKTIIPEVKEVVDSLKIESGTSATTHEARPRPLSLSEYRRRRQQRQAETEERSPQPPTGKWPSLPETPTGLADIPCLVIPPAPAKKTALQRSPEAPPETCLVPVGPSPASPGPEPPVSKSVASALTEQVPSQEMPLLARPSPPVQSVSPVVPTPPAMPTALSFPAGGLGIPPSLPPPPLQPPSLPVSMGPVLPDPFTHYAPMPPWPCYPPVSPSGYPCLPPPPTVPLVSGTPGAYAMPPTCNVPWAPPPAPVLPYSSTCTYGSLGWGPGPQHAPFWSTVPPPPLPAASVGRAVPQAKMESRGTPAGPPENVLPVSMTPPLSGLPSHGAPQIEPTKVEVKPVLASPHPKHKVSALVQSPRLKAPAAPACVSAEGVTVEEPASEGLKPETQETRPREKPPLPATKAVPTPRQSTVSKLPPVHPARLRKLSFLPTPHTQGSEDVVQAFISEIGIEASDLSSLLEQFEKSEAKKECPPPAPADSLAVGNSGSSCSSSGRSRRCSSSSSSSSSSSSSSSSSSSSRSRSRSPSPRRRSDRRRRYSSYRSHDHYQRQRVLQKERAIEERRVVFIGKIPGRMTRSELKQRFSVFGEIEECTIHFRVQGDNYGFVTYRYAEEAFAAIESGHKLRQADEQPFDLCFGGRRQFCKRSYSDLDSNREDFDPAPVKSKFDSLDFDTLLKQAQKNLRR from the exons ATGGCGGCGCGCCGGGGACTGAGAGACGGAGTCGCGCCGCCCCCGAGTGGGGGCCCCGGCCCGGACCCTGGCGGGGGAGCCCGCGGCAGCGGTTGGGGAAGTCGAAGCCAAGCGCCGTATGGCACTTTGGGCGCTGTGAGCGGCGGGGAGCAG GTGCTGCTGCACGAGGAAGGGGGTGATTCTGGCTTTGTCAGTCTGTCTCGGCTGGGCCCATCTCTGAGGGACAAGGACCTGGAAATGGAGGAGCTAATGCTGCAGGATGAGACGCTGCTGGGGACCATGCAGAGCTACATGGATGCCTCCCTCATCTCCCTCATCGAGGATTTTGGGAGCCTTGGAGAG AGCAGGTTATCTCTGGAGGACCAGAATGAAGTGTCGCTGCTCACGGCTCTGACGGAGATCTTGGACAATGCAGATTCTGAGAACCTTTCTCCATTTGACAGCATTCCTGATTCGGAGCTGCTTGTGTCACCCCGGGAGGGCTCCTCT CTACACAAGCTGCTTACTCTCTCTCGGACACCCCCAGAACGTGACCTCATCACCCCAGTTGACCCATTGGGGCCCAGTACAGGCAGCAGTAGAGGGAGTGGG GTTGAAATGTCTCTTCCAGATCCCCCTTGGGACTtctcccctccttctttcttAGAGACTTCTTCCCCCAAGCTTCCCAGCTGGAGGCCCCCAAGATCAAGACCACGCTGGGGCcaatccccacctccccagcagCGCAGTgatggagaagaagaagaggaggtggCCAGCTTCAGTGGCCAGATTCTTGCTGGGGAGCTTGACAACTGTGTGAGCAGTACCCCGGACTTCCCCATGCATTTGGCCTGCCCTGAGGAGGAAGATAAAGCAACAGCAGCAGAGACGGCAGTGCCAGCAGCTGGTGATGAGAGCATCTCCTCCCTGAGTGAGCTGGTGCGGGCCATGCACCCATACTGCCTGCCCAACCTCACCCAACTGGCATCACTTGAGGCTGAGCTTCAGGAGCAGCCAGATGATCTGACGCTGCCTGAGGGCTGTGTAGTGCTGGAGATTGTGGGCCAGGCAGCCACAGCTGGCGATGACCTGGAGATACCAGTTGTGGTGCGACAGGTCTCTCCTGGACCCCAGCCTGTGCTCCTGGATGACTCGCTAGAGACTAGTTCTGCCTTGCAGCTGCTGATGCCTACACTGGAGTCAGAGACGGAGGCTGCTGTGCCTAAGATAACCCTCTGCTCTGAGAAGAAGGGGTTGTCATTGAACTCAGAGGAGAAGCTGGACTCAGCCTGCTTATTGAAGCCCAGGGAGGTCATGGAGCCAGTGGTGCCCAAGGAGCCTCAGAACCCACCTGCCAATGCAGCACCGGGTTCCCAGAGAGCTCGAAAGGGCAGGAAGAAGAAGAGCAAGGAGCAGCCAGCAGCCTGTGTGGAAGGCTatgccaggaggctgaggtcatcTTCTCGTGGGCAGTCTGCCGTAGGTACGGAAGTGACCGCTCAGGTAGACAACTTGCAGAAACAGCCTCAGGAAGAACTTCCAAGAGAGTCTGGGCCTCTCCAGGGTAAGGGGAAGCCTCGGGCTTGGGCTCGGGCCTGGGCAGCTGCCTTGGAGAATTCTAGCCCTAAGAACTTGGAGAGAAGTGCTGGACAATGTAGTCCTGCTAAAGAAGGCCCTCTAGACCTCTACCCCAAGTTGACTGACACTATCCAAGCCAACCCTGTACCAACCCATCTCTCATTGGTCAACTCTGCCCAAGCCAGCCCCATGCCAGTTGACTCTGTTGAAGCTGATCCCACTGCAGTTGGCTCTGTTCTAGCTGGCCCTGTACCTGTTGACCCTGGATTGGTTGACCTTTCTTCAACCAGTTCAGAACTGGTTGAGCCTCTCCCTGCTGGGCCAGTGCTGATCAACCCAGTCCTGGCTGACTCAGCAGCAGTTGACCCTGCAGTGGTTCCCGTCTCAGATAACTTGCCACCAGTTGATGCTGTCCCGTCTGGCCCAGCACCAGTTGATCTAGCACTAGTTGACCCTGTTCCTAATGACCTGACTGCAGTTGACCCAGTGCTAGTTAAGTCCAGACCAACTGATCCCAGACGTGCTGCAGTGTCATCAGCCCTGGGGGGTCCAGCCCCCCAGCTCCTCCTGGAGTCAGAGTCCTTGGACCCACCAAAGACCATCATCCCTGAAGTCAAAGAGGTTGTGGATTCTCTGAAAATTGAAAGTGGTACCAGTGCTACAACCCATGAAGCCAGACCTCGGCCTCTCAGCTTATCTGAATACCGGCGACGAAGGCAGCAACGCCaagcagaaacagaagagagaagtcCCCAGCCCCCAACTGGGAAGTGGCCTAGCCTTCCAGAGACTCCCACAGGACTGGCAGACATCCCTTGTCTTGTCATCCCACCAGCCCCAGCCAAGAAGACAGCTCTACAGAGAAGCCCTGAAGCGCCCCCTGAGACTTGCCTTGTGCCTGTAGGTCCCAGCCCTGCTTCTCCTGGTCCTGAGCCACCTGTAAGCAAATCTGTGGCCTCAGCTCTCACTGAGCAGGTACCATCCCAGGAGATGCCATTGTTGGCGAGACCTTCCCCTCCTGTGCAGTCTGTGTCCCCTGTTGTGCCCACACCTCCCGCAATGCCTACTGCCCTGTCTTTCCCTGCAGGTGGGCTGGGCATACCCCCCAGTCTGCCGCCACCTCCCTTGCAGCCTCCTAGTCTTCCAGTGTCTATGGGGCCAGTCCTACCTGATCCATTTACTCACTATGCCCCCATGCCACCCTGGCCTTGTTATCCTCCTGTGTCCCCTTCTGGCTATCCTTGCCTGCCCCCCCCACCGACAGTGCCCCTAGTGTCTGGTACTCCTGGCGCCTATGCCATGCCTCCCACTTGCAATGTGCCTTGGGCAccccctcctgccccagtcttACCTTACAGTTCCACCTGTACCTATGGGTCCTTGGGTTGGGGCCCAGGGCCTCAACATGCTCCATTCTGGTCTACTGTACCCCCGCCTCCTTTGCCTGCAGCCTCCGTTGGGAGAGCTGTTCCCCAAGCTAAGATGGAGTCTAGGGGCACTCCAGCTGGCCCTCCTGAAAATGTACTTCCCGTGTCGATGACTCCTCCCCTCAGTGGGCTACCTAGCCACGGAGCTCCACAGATAGAGCCTACCAAGGTGGAGGTCAAGCCAGTGCTTGCATCTCCCCATCCGAAACATAAGGTGTCTGCCCTGGTGCAAAGTCCCCGGCTGAAGGCTCCAGCGGCTCCAGCATGTGTGTCTGCTGAAGGTGTGACTGTTGAGGAGCCTGCATCAGAGGGGCTAAAGCCTGAGACCCAGGAGACCAGGCCCAGGGAGAAGCCCCCCTTGCCTGCTACCAAGGCTGTTCCGACACCAAGGCAGAGCACTGTCTCCAAGCTGCCTCCTGTCCACCCAGCCCGTCTAAGGAAGCTGTCCTTCCTGCCTACCCCACATACTCAGGGTTCTGAAGATGTGGTACAGGCTTTCATCAGTGAGATTG GAATTGAGGCATCGGACCTGTCCAGTCTGCTGGAGCAGTTTGAGAAATCAGAAG CCAAAAAGGAGTGTCCTCCTCCGGCTCCTGCTGACAGCTTGGCTGTAGGAAACTCAGG GTCCAGCTGTAGTTCCTCCGGACGTTCTCGAAGATGCTCTTCCTCTTCTTCGTCATCATCTTCCTCTTCGTCTTCCTCATCCTCATCATCCAGTTCCCGAAGCCGCTCACGCTCCCCATCCCCCCGCCGAAGAAGTGACAGGAGGCGGCG GTACAGCTCTTATCGTTCACATGACCATTACCAAAGGCAAAGAGTGCTGCAAAAGGAGCGTGCAATA GAAGAAAGAAGGGTGGTCTTCATTGGAAAGATACCTGGCCGCATGACTCGATCAGAGCTGAAACAGAGGTTCTCCGTTTTTGGAGAGATTGAGGAGTGCACCATCCACTTCCGTGTCCAAGG GGACAACTACGGCTTTGTCACTTATCGCTATGCTGAGGAGGCATTTGCAGCCATCGAGAGTGGCCACAAGCTGCGGCAGGCAGATGAGCAGCCCTTTGATCTCTGCTTTGGGGGCCGAAGGCAGTTCTGCAAGAGGAGTTATTCTGATCTTG ACTCCAACCGGGAAGACTTTGACCCTGCACCTGTAAAGAGCAAATTTGATTCTCTTGACTTTGACACATTGTTGAAACAGGCCCAGAAGAACCTCAGGAGGTAA
- the PPRC1 gene encoding peroxisome proliferator-activated receptor gamma coactivator-related protein 1 isoform X4: MAARRGLRDGVAPPPSGGPGPDPGGGARGSGWGSRSQAPYGTLGAVSGGEQVLLHEEGGDSGFVSLSRLGPSLRDKDLEMEELMLQDETLLGTMQSYMDASLISLIEDFGSLGEVEMSLPDPPWDFSPPSFLETSSPKLPSWRPPRSRPRWGQSPPPQQRSDGEEEEEVASFSGQILAGELDNCVSSTPDFPMHLACPEEEDKATAAETAVPAAGDESISSLSELVRAMHPYCLPNLTQLASLEAELQEQPDDLTLPEGCVVLEIVGQAATAGDDLEIPVVVRQVSPGPQPVLLDDSLETSSALQLLMPTLESETEAAVPKITLCSEKKGLSLNSEEKLDSACLLKPREVMEPVVPKEPQNPPANAAPGSQRARKGRKKKSKEQPAACVEGYARRLRSSSRGQSAVGTEVTAQVDNLQKQPQEELPRESGPLQGKGKPRAWARAWAAALENSSPKNLERSAGQCSPAKEGPLDLYPKLTDTIQANPVPTHLSLVNSAQASPMPVDSVEADPTAVGSVLAGPVPVDPGLVDLSSTSSELVEPLPAGPVLINPVLADSAAVDPAVVPVSDNLPPVDAVPSGPAPVDLALVDPVPNDLTAVDPVLVKSRPTDPRRAAVSSALGGPAPQLLLESESLDPPKTIIPEVKEVVDSLKIESGTSATTHEARPRPLSLSEYRRRRQQRQAETEERSPQPPTGKWPSLPETPTGLADIPCLVIPPAPAKKTALQRSPEAPPETCLVPVGPSPASPGPEPPVSKSVASALTEQVPSQEMPLLARPSPPVQSVSPVVPTPPAMPTALSFPAGGLGIPPSLPPPPLQPPSLPVSMGPVLPDPFTHYAPMPPWPCYPPVSPSGYPCLPPPPTVPLVSGTPGAYAMPPTCNVPWAPPPAPVLPYSSTCTYGSLGWGPGPQHAPFWSTVPPPPLPAASVGRAVPQAKMESRGTPAGPPENVLPVSMTPPLSGLPSHGAPQIEPTKVEVKPVLASPHPKHKVSALVQSPRLKAPAAPACVSAEGVTVEEPASEGLKPETQETRPREKPPLPATKAVPTPRQSTVSKLPPVHPARLRKLSFLPTPHTQGSEDVVQAFISEIGIEASDLSSLLEQFEKSEAKKECPPPAPADSLAVGNSGGVDIPQEKRPLDRLQAPELANVAGLTPPATPPHQLWKPLAAVSLLAKAKSPKSTAQEGTLKPEGVTEAKHPAAVRLQEGVHGPSRVHVGSGDHDYCVRSRTPPKKMPALVIPEVGSRWNVKRHQDITIKPVLSLGPAAPPPPCIAASREPLDHRTSSEQADPSAPCLAPSSLLSPEASPCRNDMNTRTPPEPSAKQRSMRCYRKACRSASPSSQGWQGRRGRNSRSVSSGSIRTSEASSSSSSSSSSSSRSRSRSLSPPHKRWRRSSCSSSGRSRRCSSSSSSSSSSSSSSSSSSSSRSRSRSPSPRRRSDRRRRYSSYRSHDHYQRQRVLQKERAIEERRVVFIGKIPGRMTRSELKQRFSVFGEIEECTIHFRVQGDNYGFVTYRYAEEAFAAIESGHKLRQADEQPFDLCFGGRRQFCKRSYSDLDSNREDFDPAPVKSKFDSLDFDTLLKQAQKNLRR; this comes from the exons ATGGCGGCGCGCCGGGGACTGAGAGACGGAGTCGCGCCGCCCCCGAGTGGGGGCCCCGGCCCGGACCCTGGCGGGGGAGCCCGCGGCAGCGGTTGGGGAAGTCGAAGCCAAGCGCCGTATGGCACTTTGGGCGCTGTGAGCGGCGGGGAGCAG GTGCTGCTGCACGAGGAAGGGGGTGATTCTGGCTTTGTCAGTCTGTCTCGGCTGGGCCCATCTCTGAGGGACAAGGACCTGGAAATGGAGGAGCTAATGCTGCAGGATGAGACGCTGCTGGGGACCATGCAGAGCTACATGGATGCCTCCCTCATCTCCCTCATCGAGGATTTTGGGAGCCTTGGAGAG GTTGAAATGTCTCTTCCAGATCCCCCTTGGGACTtctcccctccttctttcttAGAGACTTCTTCCCCCAAGCTTCCCAGCTGGAGGCCCCCAAGATCAAGACCACGCTGGGGCcaatccccacctccccagcagCGCAGTgatggagaagaagaagaggaggtggCCAGCTTCAGTGGCCAGATTCTTGCTGGGGAGCTTGACAACTGTGTGAGCAGTACCCCGGACTTCCCCATGCATTTGGCCTGCCCTGAGGAGGAAGATAAAGCAACAGCAGCAGAGACGGCAGTGCCAGCAGCTGGTGATGAGAGCATCTCCTCCCTGAGTGAGCTGGTGCGGGCCATGCACCCATACTGCCTGCCCAACCTCACCCAACTGGCATCACTTGAGGCTGAGCTTCAGGAGCAGCCAGATGATCTGACGCTGCCTGAGGGCTGTGTAGTGCTGGAGATTGTGGGCCAGGCAGCCACAGCTGGCGATGACCTGGAGATACCAGTTGTGGTGCGACAGGTCTCTCCTGGACCCCAGCCTGTGCTCCTGGATGACTCGCTAGAGACTAGTTCTGCCTTGCAGCTGCTGATGCCTACACTGGAGTCAGAGACGGAGGCTGCTGTGCCTAAGATAACCCTCTGCTCTGAGAAGAAGGGGTTGTCATTGAACTCAGAGGAGAAGCTGGACTCAGCCTGCTTATTGAAGCCCAGGGAGGTCATGGAGCCAGTGGTGCCCAAGGAGCCTCAGAACCCACCTGCCAATGCAGCACCGGGTTCCCAGAGAGCTCGAAAGGGCAGGAAGAAGAAGAGCAAGGAGCAGCCAGCAGCCTGTGTGGAAGGCTatgccaggaggctgaggtcatcTTCTCGTGGGCAGTCTGCCGTAGGTACGGAAGTGACCGCTCAGGTAGACAACTTGCAGAAACAGCCTCAGGAAGAACTTCCAAGAGAGTCTGGGCCTCTCCAGGGTAAGGGGAAGCCTCGGGCTTGGGCTCGGGCCTGGGCAGCTGCCTTGGAGAATTCTAGCCCTAAGAACTTGGAGAGAAGTGCTGGACAATGTAGTCCTGCTAAAGAAGGCCCTCTAGACCTCTACCCCAAGTTGACTGACACTATCCAAGCCAACCCTGTACCAACCCATCTCTCATTGGTCAACTCTGCCCAAGCCAGCCCCATGCCAGTTGACTCTGTTGAAGCTGATCCCACTGCAGTTGGCTCTGTTCTAGCTGGCCCTGTACCTGTTGACCCTGGATTGGTTGACCTTTCTTCAACCAGTTCAGAACTGGTTGAGCCTCTCCCTGCTGGGCCAGTGCTGATCAACCCAGTCCTGGCTGACTCAGCAGCAGTTGACCCTGCAGTGGTTCCCGTCTCAGATAACTTGCCACCAGTTGATGCTGTCCCGTCTGGCCCAGCACCAGTTGATCTAGCACTAGTTGACCCTGTTCCTAATGACCTGACTGCAGTTGACCCAGTGCTAGTTAAGTCCAGACCAACTGATCCCAGACGTGCTGCAGTGTCATCAGCCCTGGGGGGTCCAGCCCCCCAGCTCCTCCTGGAGTCAGAGTCCTTGGACCCACCAAAGACCATCATCCCTGAAGTCAAAGAGGTTGTGGATTCTCTGAAAATTGAAAGTGGTACCAGTGCTACAACCCATGAAGCCAGACCTCGGCCTCTCAGCTTATCTGAATACCGGCGACGAAGGCAGCAACGCCaagcagaaacagaagagagaagtcCCCAGCCCCCAACTGGGAAGTGGCCTAGCCTTCCAGAGACTCCCACAGGACTGGCAGACATCCCTTGTCTTGTCATCCCACCAGCCCCAGCCAAGAAGACAGCTCTACAGAGAAGCCCTGAAGCGCCCCCTGAGACTTGCCTTGTGCCTGTAGGTCCCAGCCCTGCTTCTCCTGGTCCTGAGCCACCTGTAAGCAAATCTGTGGCCTCAGCTCTCACTGAGCAGGTACCATCCCAGGAGATGCCATTGTTGGCGAGACCTTCCCCTCCTGTGCAGTCTGTGTCCCCTGTTGTGCCCACACCTCCCGCAATGCCTACTGCCCTGTCTTTCCCTGCAGGTGGGCTGGGCATACCCCCCAGTCTGCCGCCACCTCCCTTGCAGCCTCCTAGTCTTCCAGTGTCTATGGGGCCAGTCCTACCTGATCCATTTACTCACTATGCCCCCATGCCACCCTGGCCTTGTTATCCTCCTGTGTCCCCTTCTGGCTATCCTTGCCTGCCCCCCCCACCGACAGTGCCCCTAGTGTCTGGTACTCCTGGCGCCTATGCCATGCCTCCCACTTGCAATGTGCCTTGGGCAccccctcctgccccagtcttACCTTACAGTTCCACCTGTACCTATGGGTCCTTGGGTTGGGGCCCAGGGCCTCAACATGCTCCATTCTGGTCTACTGTACCCCCGCCTCCTTTGCCTGCAGCCTCCGTTGGGAGAGCTGTTCCCCAAGCTAAGATGGAGTCTAGGGGCACTCCAGCTGGCCCTCCTGAAAATGTACTTCCCGTGTCGATGACTCCTCCCCTCAGTGGGCTACCTAGCCACGGAGCTCCACAGATAGAGCCTACCAAGGTGGAGGTCAAGCCAGTGCTTGCATCTCCCCATCCGAAACATAAGGTGTCTGCCCTGGTGCAAAGTCCCCGGCTGAAGGCTCCAGCGGCTCCAGCATGTGTGTCTGCTGAAGGTGTGACTGTTGAGGAGCCTGCATCAGAGGGGCTAAAGCCTGAGACCCAGGAGACCAGGCCCAGGGAGAAGCCCCCCTTGCCTGCTACCAAGGCTGTTCCGACACCAAGGCAGAGCACTGTCTCCAAGCTGCCTCCTGTCCACCCAGCCCGTCTAAGGAAGCTGTCCTTCCTGCCTACCCCACATACTCAGGGTTCTGAAGATGTGGTACAGGCTTTCATCAGTGAGATTG GAATTGAGGCATCGGACCTGTCCAGTCTGCTGGAGCAGTTTGAGAAATCAGAAG CCAAAAAGGAGTGTCCTCCTCCGGCTCCTGCTGACAGCTTGGCTGTAGGAAACTCAGG CGGCGTTGACATTCCCCAGGAGAAGAGGCCCCTAGACCGGTTACAAGCCCCAGAACTGGCCAACGTGGCAG gGCTCACCCCTCCAGCTACCCCTCCCCACCAGTTATGGAAGCCCCTGGCTGCTGTCTCACTGCTGGCCAAAGCCAAATCTCCTAAGTCCACCGCCCAGGAGGGAACCCTGAAGCCTGAAGGAGTTACGGAGGCCAAACATCCAGCTGCAGTTCGCCTCCAAGAAGGGGTCCATGGCCCTAGTCGAGTCCATGTGGGCTCTGGGGACCATGACTATTGTGTCCGGAGCAGGACTCCCCCAAAAAAGATGCCTGCCCTAGTCATTCCAGAGGTGGGCTCCCGATGGAATGTCAAGCGCCATCAGGACATCACCATCAAACCTGTTTTGTCTTTGGGCCCAGCTGCCCCTCCGCCCCCATGCATAGCTGCCTCCCGGGAGCCACTTGATCACAGGACTAGCAGTGAGCAGGCAGATCCCTCAGCGCCCTGCCTTGCCCCATCCAGCTTGCTGTCCCCTGAGGCCTCACCCTGCCGGAATGACATGAACACTAGGACTCCCCCTGAACCCTCAGCCAAGCAGCGGTCAATGCGCTGTTACCGAAAAGCCTGCAGGTCAGCCAGCCCCTCAAGCCAAGGCTGGCAGGGCCGCCGAGGCCGCAACAGTCGTTCTGTCAGCTCTGGGTCCATCCGGACCAGCGAAGcatcttcctcctcatcctcatcGTCGTCTTCCTCATCCCGATCTCGGTCCAGGTCCCTCTCCCCCCCACACAAGAGGTGGCGAAG GTCCAGCTGTAGTTCCTCCGGACGTTCTCGAAGATGCTCTTCCTCTTCTTCGTCATCATCTTCCTCTTCGTCTTCCTCATCCTCATCATCCAGTTCCCGAAGCCGCTCACGCTCCCCATCCCCCCGCCGAAGAAGTGACAGGAGGCGGCG GTACAGCTCTTATCGTTCACATGACCATTACCAAAGGCAAAGAGTGCTGCAAAAGGAGCGTGCAATA GAAGAAAGAAGGGTGGTCTTCATTGGAAAGATACCTGGCCGCATGACTCGATCAGAGCTGAAACAGAGGTTCTCCGTTTTTGGAGAGATTGAGGAGTGCACCATCCACTTCCGTGTCCAAGG GGACAACTACGGCTTTGTCACTTATCGCTATGCTGAGGAGGCATTTGCAGCCATCGAGAGTGGCCACAAGCTGCGGCAGGCAGATGAGCAGCCCTTTGATCTCTGCTTTGGGGGCCGAAGGCAGTTCTGCAAGAGGAGTTATTCTGATCTTG ACTCCAACCGGGAAGACTTTGACCCTGCACCTGTAAAGAGCAAATTTGATTCTCTTGACTTTGACACATTGTTGAAACAGGCCCAGAAGAACCTCAGGAGGTAA